The window TTGGGGGTGCACAAGGGGGTGAGCGTGCATTTAAGCTCGCAGTTCGGTCACCTGCTCGCTTCAGCGGTGACCTCAAGAAGAAGCCACGTGACCGCGGGATCGGTTGCACCAGGGGAGGACGATCCCCACGTCGGGAGCTCCTTCACTGAGTCCTCTCCTTTAGAAGACACCCCGGCCAGTAGTGAGCGAACCCATCCCCGTTTGCTCTTTGAGAGGACTCGCAGGCAACTGGATCTAGGCACTGGAAATGCCAGAGACACGCATGTGGCGGTGGACGCCCCGCCTCGTGCACTAGCTTCTTATGGCCACAGTCTGCTTCAGCACTCGCGGGGGCCGCAAGAACTGTTGGGCGCCATGTGTCTGGAGCGTCCGGGCGGCTCGCCCACTTCAGGGGATCGCGATTAGAGGAACCAGGTTCTTCGTCGGATGCGAGTTTTGCAGACCTGGGTCAACCAGAGGGAGCTGACCTCGCGCTGGTTCATGGCATAGAGCCAGGGGACTCCATTGTCAAGCACCTTTTGACACTGGTATCGAAGCAAATCCACCCAGTCGATCGCCAGGCGGGGGCATTCAGGACACTGGACAAAGGGCTCTCCGCTACGTTCTGGCCACAGGACGTGACCGTGGAAGTGGTCTCGGTGCGGACGGGAGCGCCACGGCGGCTCCGAAGGGGGCCCGTCTTCGGCAGGGGCGACTTCGGGATGGTGTTCACGGCTTCCGACGTGGACACCGGAGCAGAGTTCGCCGCAAAAGTTCCTATTGCTCTCCGCGAGCCTTTCAAGATGTCACAAGAGGATGTGATGGCAGAGGGTCGTTTAACTGATGCGTTCGCCACGGTCAAAGACCCAAGGGAAGCTCAAGCCGTTCTTCGATTCTTGGTCCCCACCGACATGGTGCAGTTTCCAAACAAGGAGACCTTCGCTGTCGCTATCCCTGGCTCGCGAACGTTGATCGGAAATGTTTTCTTCTTGATGCCGAAGGCCTATACAGACCTTCAAGATGTTATCAACGCAATGTGTGATCCTGCCGTACGGGACAGCGACATCGTGTACCATGCCCGCCTACAGCTATCCTATGATCTAATACGGCTGGTGGCCAATCTCCAACGCCAAGGAGTCGTGCATGGTGACTTCAGAGAGGCTAATCTTCTGGTGATGAAAGACGGGCGTCTGTTTCTGGCTGATTTTGGCTCAATGCGCAAGGAAGGGCAAAAAACCCATCGCGGAGACTCGCTAACCGCACACATCAAAGATGAGGTTATGGAACTCGGATCGGTGTTAACGAATCTATGGGGCATAGAGTTGGGCTACTTCCTAGCACTCGAGCACAGTCCAAACAAACCGATGGAAACAtgcggcccgccgcctccccagtACATGGTACGCCTGATAAAAGAATTTCACAGTAGTTGGCCCGCCAAGCCGCTGCTTCCAGTGGAAGCGCTGGAGACTCCTGGAGCGAAGCAACTCGTAGAAGAGATAAACAGCTTCCTGCCACTCTAtaaagaggagacgagaacGTGACTCGGAGTCGACAGAGGACTACATCTCAGGTGATGCTCGGCGAGATCCGGGTCAATCCGGGTACACGCAGGACGACGTCCCATCGGTATCTCGTGGCGCAGTGCGACGTGGCAAAGCCGGAGCATCAACGTCTTTTGCAGGTCCCCTGTTGACATAGGCGATGCTGGTATAATTCATTTTCGAGAGTGCGACAGGAAAGATGTGAGTGGCGTCACATTTCTGATGCTCAGCAAAAGGGTTTCAGCAGTTccggcgtgctgcagcaCACCCGGATGTAACTTTTCGATTCTTGCGCTCGCGCAAGAGTCCACGCTCGAAATGTCTTTTACTCATCAGGGCACACAGTGTCCACAGCCGTCTCCCTGGCACTCGGCGACATGACTCGGAAACGTGCCTTTAGCATGCAGAATCGTAATGTATCTTCTGCTGGATCGCCGCGTGGTTATCCAAAACCACTCAAATCCAGTGCGTCGAATGTAAACGATCGTACGCCAATCGTTCTCATgaaacacgcgcgcgcagtcgcAACCCGTTCCGAGAGGCGCTGCAACTTATCTCATCGACGACACAAACGGGTTCTCAAAGGGGGCGACGAGCTCGCACACCGTCCTGCGTATTCTCCGTATATCCAGTAGCGTCCCGGAACATGGTGGAGGCTGAGTCGAGGGAGCTTGAGCGACCATGCTGCTCTACGGTATGCAGAAACGCCTGACGTGATGGGTGAGCACATTGGATTTCAGAATTTGTCGTCGGCTGACGGTGTAGACGCGCAGGCTCAGCCGAGCGCACCTGCCACACTGAGATGTCTCGTGCCTTGCCGCGCCAAAGCAGGTTCTCTGTAGCTCATACTGGTTAGGCAGGAGCTCGGGAGCAGAGGAATACGCAAGCTTCTCTGTCTGTAGGACTCGCGTACGGGGCTGCACAGATGCATAGCCACAATTGAATGAGCAGCTATGTTAGTCCCACACATCATAAAATATCGAGCAACAGTGCCGTGTTCCTGCATTGTCGTCGCTCCCGGAGCATAGCGGGAATGCAACACACGGCTGGTGCCGTGCCCACTCATTAGCGGGAGGTGTGGAAAGAATGTATGTTCAAAGTGAAATGAATACAAGGCAGAGGGGTCGGAAGTACGATGCGTAGTTTACCTAAGGCGCGCCGTTGGGAAGGCCACAAACTGTGATGCATAGTGCAGAAGCATCTCTTACGCGGTGCTGGTCGCTCAAAAATTACGCCTTGCAAACTGTCGTGTGTGCATTGACTAAGAGTTCCGGCTCGCATGGCGTAGCTTCATACCAAGAGCTCGGCGAGCCGGATTCTACAATCATCTACGCTTGCAGAGTTGGGAAGCAACCACACGACATGCATATGCGAACCCAAGGGAACAAGAAACTCGCTTATGGATTCTCTTCGGCCCCGCCCCCTTGTTTCGGCTCCTTTCTGGCGCCAACGCTCCGCCTCTTGGCGTTGTGCATCGGCTCCATCCGACTGGTCCCCTgtcctctgtgtctgcttctcACTCTCGATCGCGACGGAATCCTTCCCGCGTCGCGTACCCCCTTCCCGCCCGGTATCTCTTTCGTCGAGCCGTTTACGTTTTACGGATTCTTTCACCGTTTCTCCCGGCAGGTGGCTCTATCCGTTCTCCAGTCGGCGCCCCGCTTTCTGCCGCTTGCTCAGCCATGACGAAAAGCAGCTCTCGCAAGGAGCGAGACATTGCTGCCcacccgccggcgtctcggtTTTGCTTCCTGCGCACTGCACCCCCTCCTGCagtcttcgcgtcttctcgacTGCGTCCTCCAGGATGCCCGCTTTctagcgccgctgccttgcTCGGCTGCTGAGCGGTCGTGTCCGCGGAAGCCGAGACGCGCCCGTTGCTTTCCTCTTGCTTCATCTGAATGCGCAGTCgcaacgacggcgagagagaaagaattCTCCTCActccctcgcggtcgcctgcggccacGAGGAGCGCCAACGCCAGCACAGGCAGGTCGGCTCTGACGAAGACGTGGAGAAAGAAAGCCGTCAGActttccgtcgccgccctgagACTGtactcgccctcgctccccGACACGAAGTTCGGCTGCACCCGCCTCCCAAGTCTCTGTGGCAgccccgccggaggcgacggcgcccccgccctcgcgttcGTCCGCGGACTAAAGGAGCTAGCGAGGCGACCCCTGTAGACCTGCTTGTGTGTGAACCACCCATcgggaagaggcagaggcacagaggaagaaggtgGAGACacttgcgcatgcagaccgGCATGAGGACGCTGAGTGCAGGCCCTAAACTCACGAAACGTCGGGGGCGGAAACGGCGAGGCCggagcaggcgaaggagtGAGCCCCCTCACGCTAGGCAGGTGAACCCACGCCCCAGAGACGGCTGCGTAACTGCCCCGCTTCCACTCGcatgcggaaggcgacgcagcaagAACTCGGGCGTCAGCCTCTTCTGACTGCAGATCCGTTCCCTCTCGACAAGCAGTCGGAGCCGgggccgcctctgccgaaTCTGAAATAGCAAGCGACGCGTCGACCCCGAAatgagacgaggcgcgagaagacgtaCGCGCAAGAAGAGAGCCTTGGTGTAGGCGACCCATCTCCGTCGTACGACAGAGGGACGGCAACGAACGAGAGCCCAGAAGGCAAGCTCGCCACTGCGCGGCAGACCAGatcgagcgagacgcgaagcccCGAGCGCTGAGACCGAGCTGGCTTACAAGCGACAAGACAACGCGCTCAAACGGCACTGCTGGGTCGTCCTGCAGAAATAGGCACTGCGAGTGCGAACAACAGGGCGACACCACCGGGGCGGACTCCGGAGACGGAAGCAATCCGCACGGCCCGTCAAGCGAAAAGACGCGACAGATatgagggcggaggcgaaagagccAAGCAGGCAGATCGAGCGCGAGGACACTTGTCAACTGAAAAACGCGGAGCCACTGCAGATGAACCAGCGAACTCAAAAGACAGTCCTCAACGATTGCCACAACATCTCGGTAAAGCTGAAAGATGgccctctcttcgtctgcttttGCGTCGgcttgtctctccgcgcgttcCTCCGCACGCTGGCCGTGCTTCGCTTTCTGGGCTCTTCGGgagccctcctcctcttccactTGAGAGTGGagctgctcgccttctcgcgcaggtttctcttctgcgcgactcctcgctgcgtgcgacctgcttcgtcttcgctcctgaaacagcgccggcggagcccacAGTGCGGGGGCCCCTCCTGCTCCCGACCACGGCACGACGATATCCTCTTCGCAGTTTCCTTCCCGTagcgcatgcacagacgCCTGCCGAGCCTTCGCACTTTCAGTCGGATCCCCGgtcgcctcgcacgcgctgttttccgccctcttccgcgccggaTAGGCAACCAGGAGCGCGAGCACGAAGCGCACGAgcttccgcgcgaggcctgcgacgccgagccgcagcgccgctcgaagaagaggcaacgCGCGTTTCTGCCGAACGACTAAACATCCTTCAGTGTTTTGCAGCACCAGCAGATAGATGGAAGCGGTGtgaagcagctggcgcttCATCGCGTCCTCGAAGTAAGTtgctggcggcgagcccaggagagggaagagaacgagaggcgcgagcgttGGCTCGGTCTTCCGCACACACGACGCGACAGTCTTGGCGAGCGTCGAGGGACTATGCCGCGAAAGAAGATGGAGAAAAAGATACAAAGCCGCCCCGCCCGGCAGCGCGGTCAGCGCTTCCTGGGCTACAGCAaaccgctgctgcagcgacagctcggcagaaggcgaggacgcagcgggaTGGGGAGACAATGCTCCATGTGACCCAGCGCGAGCCACGGAGCGAGAGGATGCAGACGAAGGAAGCGGGACATCTGAGCCAgatgaaggcgagagagagggaccgGAAGACAACTGAGAGGGGACCGGCACGCGGTACGGATGCGCTCGTGGAGCCACGAGAGAAAAGGCTTCAGAGACGTCTTCAGCTCGCAAAAGGCGATCGAGACTGAAGAGCGCACACGCacgtctctccgcctctgcaatGCCGTAagcctgcttcgcgccgccaTGACTATCCTCGTATCTTGCGGACGCCTTGCCGAATTCATCCCTGTCTCGGTCCTTTTTCCGTGCGTCGCGCGATCTGCGCGGCCCcatcgcttcctcgcttcctgGTTGGGCTAGTTCTCGTCcatcgctcgccgcgagtttcctctgcgacgccatTTCTTTACCAGCCTCTCTGGCCCTCTCTGCATCCTCCCAGTCTCCTCTGTTCGTCCGCTGCAACACGCGCGAGgtttgctgcggcgctgcccccccctggtggcgccttcgccgcgcttcctcgttctccgtagacacctgcgcctgcggcaaaCTGAGCACATAGGCCTTCGCCGGTGGGGAGGGGGCGCGCGGGAGTCTTTGTTGCCTGGTTTCTTTCCCGGAATCATTACGATTCGCGCCTTTCTGCTCCGCAGAGCAAGGCCCCGAGCACGCAGACGGGGAGAACCGAGATGACTGCAAACCgatttctctcctctgcaacCCCTCCTCTCGGTGGCGCATGAgtgctgcgccagccgccgccgcccagccctCTGTCGGATCGCCGACGTTCTCGCTCTCCATGGAGCCTCTCTTCTGGTGCGGAAGCGtggacgaagcagagaccCCTGAGACTCCGCTGCGACACTCCCcgttcgcgtctcgctgcggactggcgcctgcgacccCGGCCTGGGCGAGCCCattcgcgggcggcgtctgggCACTCCGGCTGGCTTTgaacggcgcgagggcgcgcaacTCGCGTTTGAAGCCGGACAGAAAGCGCTCAAAAAGTTCGTAGAGCGCGAGCTCGACGAGGTGCGTGAAGAACGGTGACGCGCGGATCTGAAAGAGAAGCTCGGCTGCCGTCTCGTGAGCCCGCAAACCCACCCcgcacgccagcgcgccgactGGTGACGGCGAAGGGAAAGGAGACTGGTGCCCGCTTgccgggcgcggagacaggcgtcCAACCGAAGGCCcaggccccgccgcccgacgcgccggaaacgcgacgccggagagaggcgggtgTGCGTGGACGAAGGAGCGATCGGCGGCCGAAACAGCTAGAAGACGCGTAAGCAGAGGGTGCAGAGAAGGCTGCAGTTGCAACCGGAGGTTGAtgcagggcgcgcggagacgctgacggcctctgcgctctgcaCACTCCGCGGCGgtaggcggcggcagggacgcgcgcctcacggcgacgcgcgagggtGAGCACGCGACAACGACGCCGAGCTGGAGACAACATACAGCAGCACGAGTCCAACATAAAGATGCAGCGACGTTCGTGGGTGCTCCAGCTCTCCATGGATTCGCGCATGATGCAGACGCGAAGTCTATGTGTGCATGGTGCTTTGCGCAGACAAGCCTGCGTGCGACCCATACGTGTGCCGGTCGAGCAGCGTCTCGCATTCTGTACTCGACATCTTCTCACGCACATGCACTGAGACACTCCAGCCCTCGACCGAGGCTCGGCAGAGCCCAGCCGAGCTCCCGACAGTTACAGAGACGGTGCGAAGagagggcgtcgcggagaaggGCCGCGAGCCGAGCCCGTGCGTCTTACCGGGGCAAGGACGCCTGCAATCAAAAGAGGCTCCGGTTTCTGCTCAATagggaggagaagggcgTAGCAGCACTCGACATCCAGgaagccgcctgcggccgacTCGCGCTCTGAGCCAGCTGCAACAGCTCGCCCAGTGTATATCCCGCCAGCGCTGCTTCATCGCCATGGTGGTGAAGACCTCGGTGATACTCGAGAGGGTCTTCGCGCGTCAAATCCGGTAGAGAATTCGCCAACAGAGCGGAGCACAGGGACTCTTCGCCAGCCTGTCGCAAGAGACACAGCTTACTCCACAGCACCTGAGACGGGAAGACCTCGCTCCGCAGCTTCCCGTCGAAGTCGAACCGGAGACGTTCAATTCTGATGCGTGTCTTCGTTCCTCGCCCTGCTTTCGCAGGTACCCCGGTGAACACCCCCCCTGCACACGCTGGTGCTCCCactctccgtcttcctcctcaagAGGTCCACCCCTCGCATCTTCCAGGCCAAGCGGATTTGCCCACTGCAGTTTCGCAGCTTCCTGGAGATCAAATCGTACAGAACTTGTAGCCCCAGCCgactgcgccgcgtccttgCCTGACTGACCCTGCATGCACGGCCGGACAACCCCCCCATTCAGTCCTTGCCCGTCACCTTGGAAAGCGGGCCCAAAGGTCGTTTCTCTTCCCTAAGCCGGCGTccgggccgccgcagctgccagcgcccgacgcggctCGAGGCTCCACTCGAGAACGCACTGCCTGCCTCCCGGCAGAGCAAAAACAGATGACTGTGTAGACGATGCAcacgaggacgagggcggcaccggagaagcggcgggaGCTGAGCCGCCCGCTTGAAGGCGCGTCTGACTTTCCTCAGTTCTGTTCTCGCGCGGGAACGCggacaggcgcgcagcgtccTCATTCTGGAGCTGCTGCCTTTCGCCCCGTGCGGCCcgtccagctgctgcgcccctcgtcgcctcAGCATTTCCATTCTGTTCTTGATGTTCGCCGCTGCATTTCGCACGAGCCCGCCGGAgcgctcgtctctgcaggGCCGCAAATCGTTCTGCCCCAAAGCGCTGGAGGATCTCCTCCCGAGCCTCCCGAATCTCGtggggctgcatgcggctcaAAATATGAAGATTTTCGTTTTCAATCTCCGCAGCCAATGCCTTGCCCACCGCCCCAGGTCCTGAAACGCTCGTGCTGCCACGGTCGCTGAAGCTGCTTGCTGCCGTCGCACCGGTAGGCCCCGTTTTCGGTCGCAAGCCTCCTGGTGTGCCGGCGTTGTCGTCGGCCCCCCGACGACTGTGACATGGCAGGAGCGACCGATGGACTGCCTTCGGAAAACCGAAGGGAGCCTCTATAGCTGCGTTCGAAGGCAGAAAGGACAAaggcccgctgctgcctggcggATATGAGTCTGACGGTGGCGCAACGGAGGCCGCCTGAGGCGGACACGGAgcgggcgtcgcgtgcgcatcTGCAGAGGAAGTATTCTTTTCGATGACACTTCCGAGCACAAACCCCGAGAGTgcgctgtcttcctccgcttccctgATAGACAGCTGAGCTATTTCAGCATCTTGCAATCCACCGGCGAGCACCCCcaccccgcctccgctgcaggcgtctggCGGGCGTCTTACGGCTCTGCGTGTCGCACAGGGCCCTGCGAATGCACACACATTGTCAGCCGCTCCGACTTGTGAGACACTAGCAAAGAGCCGCGAAGGACAGGGCCAAAACGCACACAAAAAGCCCACCTAAAACCTCAGAGAGCTCCGAAGAAGCTGGGAAAACAAGCATCGCGTGAAACTGACCGGCCTTTGCCTGAGCCACAGAAAGGCGCATGACCTCTACTTCAagggagaaggcagacgcagaaggcacgCCGAGTTCGCGTCCCTTGGCTACAATCCAGGGGTTGCATGAACGCACAACCCGAGTGCGTAAAGACTGTGAAACACGCTGGAGGCTTTCCATGCTGCGTGCTGCTCAGTGCCGACGCTCCCGAAAAACAGAACATGTGCCCCGCCTACTTACCCGTGGCATCTTCACTGGCTGCAAAAGGATTGAGAGTGAGTCGAGTGCTTCTCTCAGGGGCGAAGAGCGAACAAGTCGGAGCTCCACCTAGCGCGCCCCTGTCGACAGAAAACGGGGAACaatctccgcggcgcctagAGGGCTCGTTAAGTCCATCGGAGCAGGGATCTCGAAGCGCACCGTGTGGGGAGGCGCACAGCCCAGACTCGTGACCTTCAGACGGGGGAAAGAAGGAGATTGAGCCTAGCGGCGTCGTAGACGCACTAAGTTTGAAGACGCTTGCCGGCCGACGACCAGGGCCTTCAGCACCAGGAGAGTCAGGAGACTCagggggcgacgaagacgacgcgctaACTGTGCGCTGTTTCCGGCATTTGGATGTGCCTCCCGAGGAGTCCCcacaggcaggcgcgcccgcctctgcagccgtgcTCTCCATCTTGGTGGTGTGAGACGCGCCGACAGGGCCACGACGCGACACCAGAAATGACGGGGAAAAGAGCCTACTTTGCTTGCGGAGTCatgcgcgccgacgccgcacaTTTGCCATTGACGCTACCGTAAACGATAGAGCtacgagagaggagacgaaccCAAGGGGTCCACGCCTCCGCAACGGGCAAGCAGCGAGAGCAGGGCACTCGATGAGTTGCGCACGCCACTGGCGCGGTGGAAAGGCAAGGCGCATGATAAAGAAACAAAACGGTTAAGGTACTAGCAACGGCAATGGTCGTCCCAGGAGACGAGACtgacggagaaaaaaaaaggcgagacgccCAACGAACAAGCCGCGACCAGCGCGTACGGCGGGTGGCTTTCCTTcgacagaagcagcaggGGGGGTCGAGCTGAGCACATGCAGTATCTGGGCACGAAATTCAAAGTCATACCACAAAATGGAAGGCATCAGCAGTGCTGTGTTGCTCTGTTATTCCAGGGATGAATGCCCCGAGCCTatctcgctgctgtctcctaCCCAGCGCAGAACTCCGTGGCATCGGATCCAGCCGAACATAGTCCATTTACAGAACTTCTAAAGGCCACAGCTGTGTTCTCTGTTGGCCTCCACTTTCATACAAAGCCGGTTCCACATACTTTGTCCACAAGTTTCGTTTGCCACTGACGAACATAGTCCATTTACAGAACTTCTAAAGGCCACAGCTGTGTTCTCTGTTGGCCTCCACTTTCATACAAAGCCGGTTCCACATACTTTGTCCACAAGTTTCGTTTGCCACTGACGGTCCTGGAGTCTCGGCAGCGACGGAACTTGTTCGACTTTTCTCAGTCCGACACGCGGAGGCTTCCTCATTGCAAAGACTTCGTCCCGCGgttgcatgcacgcatttgcgcggctcgcgtccgcgtcaaccgtgcctctctctcttccttcgGCCTAGCCCACGGTTTTCCTCAGCTCTGGTGTCACTCTGTGAATTCCATGATCGTAGACGGGTaggtgcagcagcggcgccagccacaACGCCGTCAACAACGCAAGAAGAAAACTCCTCGCTGTTCTTTCACGCGCCACTTTCAGCCATGTGGGGGCAGGAAAGCAAGTTACACACACTAGCGCTTTACGACTTCAGCcctttagggtttagggtcagCTACCGCTCGCAAATTTTTCCGAATAATTATGCATAAACGTGAGGAATGTGTGGTCGAATCACCACGATCACGCCCCTTGCGATATAACAACTGGACTTTCAGCGCCCCCTCAGAGCGTTCGTCGCCGATATAAAAGGCGCCACTGCATCACGTGTTTGAGAGGGGGACAGCTGAGACAGGTGAGGGGTGCTACAACTCAAATACACTGCGAAACAGCGTCGGTCATGCAAGCGTGCTACAGCACATCAGAGTCTGACTATTCGATTCGGTGACCTGAAGTCGCCAGCAGACGAGTGCACGCTCCAAGTGTCATGTATGCATCTGCTCAGGCAGCGTTCGTGGTTGACTCCCTGGCACTGGGCGAGGTACCAATGACGAGTGCCACTCGCACGCACGATTCTGATGTGTTTTGCGCGGGACTCTGGAAGCGTTTTTGAAACAAGATAAAACCATCGAGTGCGTTGCATCTATCGCGCTAATCTTGCTTACGAGATACAGGCGCAAGTCCCTGTcggagaagagagccgcCACGATCTATCGCGTTTTCGACAAAAATAGGTACTCaaggcagcgaagccgcACACAGTCATCCGCATTCTCCATATATCTAATGGCGACCCTGAAcacggcggaggctgaggcgcccCCGGGGTGCGAGTGTGGGGCAGGGCACCTCTGACGCAGAGAGATGCCCTCGGGCATTGTGACGGGCTCTGTCTCAGCAGAACACTTAAGACGCAGCCGAGGTCAGCGTTTCTCTGCGAGACAGCGCGTGATTGGCTGCTGTTCGTTTTTTGTCCATGAGAAGACACAAGTGACAGACAGGGGGCCGTATGCCGTACACACAGTCAACGCTTTGTGGGGAAAGCTGTCTGGCTGGCCAAGCGGCAACAAAAATGAGACGCGCAGGTGTCTTCAGCAAAACCAGCTCGCAGTTGTGGGCTCTGCTCTGAGACACAGCGACAGGCGCCAAGCAGCCCCGGCCGCAGGACGCCAACTGCCCTTTCATTTGTAAAGCTTTTCCAAGTGCTAGTTGTAGAGATACTTCTGACTGGATGACCGCTTGCGTCCGACTTTGAAAATGGTGTTTGACCCAAAACGCGCCAGAAAGGCGTCATGCCGTGTGTGGCTAGCTCTAGCTGCACTGGGCACTGTCTTGGGGGTGCACAAGGGGGTGAGCGTGCATTTAAGCTCGCAGTTCGGTCACCTGCTCGCTTCA of the Besnoitia besnoiti strain Bb-Ger1 chromosome Unknown contig00029, whole genome shotgun sequence genome contains:
- a CDS encoding rhoptry protein ROP18 (encoded by transcript BESB_043070) translates to MVFDPKRARKASCRVWLALAALGTVLGVHKGVSVHLSSQFGHLLASAVTSRRSHVTAGSVAPGEDDPHVGSSFTESSPLEDTPASTLAGAARTVGRHVSGASGRLAHFRGSRLEEPGSSSDASFADLGQPEGADLALVHGIEPGDSIVKHLLTLVSKQIHPVDRQAGAFRTLDKGLSATFWPQDVTVEVVSVRTGAPRRLRRGPVFGRGDFGMVFTASDVDTGAEFAAKVPIALREPFKMSQEDVMAEGRLTDAFATVKDPREAQAVLRFLVPTDMVQFPNKETFAVAIPGSRTLIGNVFFLMPKAYTDLQDVINAMCDPAVRDSDIVYHARLQLSYDLIRLVANLQRQGVVHGDFREANLLVMKDGRLFLADFGSMRKEGQKTHRGDSLTAHIKDEVMELGSVLTNLWGIELGYFLALEHSPNKPMETCGPPPPQYMDDVPSVSRGAVRRGKAGASTSFAGPLLT
- a CDS encoding RIC1 protein (encoded by transcript BESB_043080): MQGQSGKDAAQSAGATSSVRFDLQEAAKLQWANPLGLEDARGGPLEEEDGEWEHQRVQGGCSPGYLRKQGEERRHASELNVSGSTSTGSCGARSSRLSAGGIYTGRAVAAGSERESAAGGFLDVECCYALLLPIEQKPEPLLIAGVLAPLGVVVACSPSRVAVRRASLPPPTAAECAERRGRQRLRAPCINLRLQLQPSLHPLLTRLLAVSAADRSFVHAHPPLSGVAFPARRAAGPGPSVGRLSPRPASGHQSPFPSPSPVGALACGVGLRAHETAAELLFQIRASPFFTHLVELALYELFERFLSGFKRELRALAPFKASRSAQTPPANGLAQAGVAGASPQRDANGECRSGVSGVSASSTLPHQKRGSMESENVGDPTEGWAAAAGAALMRHREEGLQRREIGLQSSRFSPSACSGPCSAEQKGANRNDSGKETRQQRLPRAPSPPAKAYVLSLPQAQVSTENEEARRRRHQGGAAPQQTSRVLQRTNRGDWEDAERAREAGKEMASQRKLAASDGRELAQPGSEEAMGPRRSRDARKKDRDRDEFGKASARYEDSHGGAKQAYGIAEAERRACALFSLDRLLRAEDVSEAFSLVAPRAHPYRVPVPSQLSSGPSLSPSSGSDVPLPSSASSRSVARAGSHGALSPHPAASSPSAELSLQQRFAVAQEALTALPGGAALYLFLHLLSRHSPSTLAKTVASCVRKTEPTLAPLVLFPLLGSPPATYFEDAMKRQLLHTASIYLLVLQNTEGCLVVRQKRALPLLRAALRLGVAGLARKLVRFVLALLVAYPARKRAENSACEATGDPTESAKARQASVHALREGNCEEDIVVPWSGAGGAPALWAPPALFQERRRSRSHAARSRAEEKPAREGEQLHSQVEEEEGSRRAQKAKHGQRAEERAERQADAKADEERAIFQLYRDVVAIVEDCLLSSLVHLQWLRVFQLTSVLALDLPAWLFRLRPHICRVFSLDGPCGLLPSPESAPVVSPCCSHSQCLFLQDDPAVPFERVVLSLVSQLGLSARGFASRSIWSAAQWRACLLGSRSLPSLCRTTEMGRLHQGSLLARTSSRASSHFGVDASLAISDSAEAAPAPTACREGTDLQSEEADARVLAASPSACEWKRGSYAAVSGAWVHLPSVRGLTPSPAPASPFPPPTFREFRACTQRPHAGLHAQVSPPSSSVPLPLPDGWFTHKQVYRGRLASSFSPRTNARAGAPSPPAGLPQRLGRRVQPNFVSGSEGEYSLRAATESLTAFFLHVFVRADLPVLALALLVAAGDREGVRRILSLSPSLRLRIQMKQEESNGRVSASADTTAQQPSKAAALESGHPGGRSREDAKTAGGGAVRRKQNRDAGGWAAMSRSLRELLFVMAEQAAESGAPTGERIEPPAGRNGERIRKT
- a CDS encoding RPAP1 family protein (encoded by transcript BESB_043090), translated to MESTAAEAGAPACGDSSGGTSKCRKQRTVSASSSSPPESPDSPGAEGPGRRPASVFKLSASTTPLGSISFFPPSEGHESGLCASPHGALRDPCSDGLNEPSRRRGDCSPFSVDRGALGGAPTCSLFAPERSTRLTLNPFAASEDATAKGRELGVPSASAFSLEVEVMRLSVAQAKAGQFHAMLVFPASSELSEVLGPCATRRAVRRPPDACSGGGVGVLAGGLQDAEIAQLSIREAEEDSALSGFVLGSVIEKNTSSADAHATPAPCPPQAASVAPPSDSYPPGSSGPLSFLPSNAAIEAPFGFPKAVHRSLLPCHSRRGADDNAGTPGGLRPKTGPTGATAASSFSDRGSTSVSGPGAVGKALAAEIENENLHILSRMQPHEIREAREEILQRFGAERFAALQRRALRRARAKCSGEHQEQNGNAEATRGAAAGRAARGERQQLQNEDAARLSAFPRENRTEESQTRLQAGGSAPAASPVPPSSSCASSTQSSVFALPGGRQCVLEWSLEPRRALAAAAARTPA